In Micropterus dolomieu isolate WLL.071019.BEF.003 ecotype Adirondacks linkage group LG01, ASM2129224v1, whole genome shotgun sequence, the sequence GTAACATTACCAACGTCctcatttaatgagaagtctacctgccGAGCGGGTTCAGCTGATTCCAATCACAGCGTACGCCAGTGTCAATCACCTGGGCGgagtttatttgtatttcactgaGTGAGAAAAATAGCGCGAGTCTCGCAGCTTTTTACCCGATGAGAAATATCGTCACAATTTAATCTCGCGGGACCTCGTGGCGCGATATCTCGTCACACCCTTAGTAACTTGCAtctatagctgtcagataaaagAATTAAGTGAGGTACAAGTACTCCAAAACTGTACGCAAGTGCAGTACTGAGTAAATGTTACCGGTGTGGGTCAGCATGTGTCTCTGCAGGGAGCTGGCCCAGGGGAACACTCGGGGGCAGAAGGGGCAGGTCATCTTCTGGACAGAGTTGGAGTAGGCGTTCTTCTTTCCTTTGGACTGCGGCGCCACCGGCGCCGGCTTGGCCTCCTCCTTCACTCCTCCCTCCCGCTCCTCCGCTCCTCCCGCTCTGTCGACATCTGTTGACAGCGAGAGGTTTGAATGAAGTCTCAGTGAGTCACCTGTTCCTCAGCTCGGTCATCTTTAACGtgtcccctcctccctcctacCTCTCTTTCCTCCCAGGTCCGCAGCGCCGGTCTGCAGGTAGGTGCTGAACTTGTTGGCGTCGGTGGTGGCCAGCATCTTCTCCACGCTGGCGAACTCCCCGCTGGACTCCAGGTCGATGCCGCCGCCGCTAACAACGCTCTTCTCCTTCACCGTCAGCGCAGCGGGTTTCTTCCTGGAACGCttcctgtgttttattgtttgatatGTTTTAACTTTGATTATCTTTCTGTAACTGTTGAAAAGTACAAAACTgtgaattaaaaaacacatttcagcgGGGAATCACCAGAAGCAGCAGGTTATCTTAATGACCGTTTTGAATGAAGCTCACCTGGAGGATCCCTCAGACGTGTCCTCGCTCTGCGTCTCCGGGACAGCGGAGGGTCCTGCAGCAGGATCGGCCTGACAGGCGGCGACCGCTGCCCTGGTTTTGCCCTCCAAGGCGACGGCCTCTCTCTTCAGCAGGTCCGGAGCTCCGGAGACCGAGTGGATGATCTGAGCGATGGAGGCCAGAGGAGGGAGCTCCTTGAGGGCGgcggagggaggggaggaggccGAGGAGGCCGGTTTGGGGAGCAGGGGTTTGAGGCGCTGGGCTCGTGTGGAGTTGTTGAGGCTGGGGAGGGGCGCGGGGGGCGGGGTGGATCCAGGGGGGAGCTGGTAGCAGCCGAGCTGGGGGTGAGGGTGCAGGGGAGGCAGGGTGTTGCCCGCCTTGTCCTCCTTGGACAGAGCGTGCTGCTGCTCCACTATGCTGCTGCCGCTCTGCTCCGTCTTGATCTCCTTCATCTGTCCGGCGCTCAcctccctcctctgcctctTGCTGGGGATGGACAGATCGATGGGCTGGTCCAGGACGGAGCAGTCGAAGGTGGGGGACACGCTCTCCAGTTTGACCCCAGGAGAACCCGCGTGGCTGCCCGAGCCACGACTCTTGGCGGAGAAGTCCAGCGGCTGGTCCAGTTCTGTAGGATAAATCGCCAGCTCCTCCACCTTCACCGCCTGAATCGGAGGCGGACTCATCCCGTTCAGCGCCATCTGACTCACGGCAGCAGCTCGGCCAGAGGCGGCGGTAGCGACGGGAACGGCGGCAGGCAGCAGTGTGGCGATGTGCTCTTCGATCTCCCTCTCCTGCACCTCGGGGTGCTGCTTCAGCAGGTGGTGAATGCAGTTGCGTTTGGCCAGGAAGGCGGCGCCGCAGCGGCGGCACTCGAACGGCTTCCTCTGGCAGCCGTTGTGTGTGCGCAGGTGGATCTGCAGCGCCCGGTACGTCTTCAAGTCCTCGCCGCAAAACCGGCAGGTCGTCTCAGCTCCGGTGCAGCCCGTCTCCATGTcctgggtggtggtggtgggtccGGCAGTGATCGCCGCCGCCATGTTGGCTGTAGTGGTGGAGGTGACGTACTTGATGTTCTTCTCGATGTCCTTCCTCGAGGTCTTGGCGTGCTTCTTCCTGAGGTGGCGCTCGCAGTTGGCCTTGACAGTGAAAGGATAGTGGCAGACCCGGCAGACGTACGGGCGCTCGCCGCTGTGCGTCCGCAGGTGTCGGATCAGCGTGGCTTTGTCGGGAGCCACGTAGTCGCAGATGTTGCACTGGTGGGGAAGGATGCCGAGGTGGAAGCGCATGTGAGCCTGCAGGACGCCGGAGAAGGCAAACACCTGGTCGCAGAATCGGCACGGGAACAAGCCTTTAGCCGAGCCGGCGTTGTTTCCCCCTTTGGCTCCTGGCTTTCTCCCGCTAAGCCCCGCCTCCTCGTGTCCTGCGGTGTTAGCAGCTGGCGGCGAATCAGATAAAGGCGTGTGAGCGTCACTCATACACTCTGCGTCCAACTGCCCTCCGTTCCcagatgaagaggaggatgaggaggatgaggagggcGTTTTGAAGAGAGTCGGGTTGGGAGGCGGCAGGCTGGGGCTGATGCAGCCCAGTGAGGCCTGCTGGGAGCTCTGGAGGGGGGGAGGAGTCGTCGCCGTGAGGCTGGAGCGAGGGGTGATGGGAGGTTTGGGCTTCAACGGAGGCATCGCCTTCTgacctggaggaggaagaaacaGAGTCAGTGAGTCTCTTTTGGATCCTAAATCTAAAACACAAAGACGAGAGCGTGCAGCTCGAGCCGCCACACACCTTGACCTCCAGCAAATCCTGGAGCTTTGGCCAGagcggggagggtcagggccatctgATTCGGCGCTGCAGACGCCACTTTGAGGATCTGCTGGATGTCCGCCAGCTCCATGATCCCGGCTCCCCCTGCCTCTCCGGGTTTGACCCCCGACGAGCCCGCGCTGCCTGTTGCGGCGCTCCCGTCAGGCTGCAGGAGGAAGCCGGTCTGGAAGGGCTGCAGGGAGAGCAGGCTCAGGGCGTCTGTCTGGGAGAGGCCCTGCAGGGCTGAGGCGGAGCCCGAGGCCTCCATCAGCGGGATGCTGAGGGCCGCCAGACCGCCTACGCCCAGCCCCAAAGTCAGCCCCAGACCTCCGGACAGGTAAGCTGAGGCCGGCTCCTGGGGAAGGCTGGAGGACGGCGGCTCCACGTGGATCACCTTGATGCTGTCCAGGTGGGCCTGATGGATCTCATCGTCTGTGGGACCAGACTTTACCTGAGGAGAAAAACATCAGAGGGCCGTTACGGGGCTGcgtttgtcttttctttaaacttCTTAATTTGACTTTCTGTGATAAAGATTTACTTCCGAAGCTCACCTTGGAGACGTGCAGAAGGCCCAGCGACTCCAAGAAGCCGGCCTGCTCTGAGGGCGGGGCTTCTTTCTCAACATCCTGACCGCCGTTCTCGACGCCGTTTTCTGCGTCTCCACCCGCTGCTTCGTCCTCCGTGTGCTGCGTGTCCTGCGTGTCCTGCGTGTCCTGCGTGTCAGCGGTGGCGGGTTTGTCGGAGTGGGAGATGGATTTATGGAGGTCCAGGGCGGAGCGAAGGGGAAACGCCTTGTCGCAGCAATCGCAGACGAACCGATGGAACTTACTGATGCAGCGACGAAGGTTTGTCTCGCACCAAACCTGGAAGGAAGCACAGAGGTGATTAAATACTGACCCAGGAGGGTGATTTCTGTCCGAGTGGCGTTCACAGCGGCGTGCGTTGGTACCTGCGCGATGTGAGCGAACTTCTTGCAGGAGAAGTCTATGAAGGCCAGGTCGTTGAAGCCGGTGGGGATGGAGGGGTTGTTCTGGATGAAGGGCCGGCCGCTGGGGTCCTGAGGGAGCAGCTTATGAACCCCGGCGTTGTGACGCAACAAACCACGGTGGGTTCGGAAAGACAGGCAGCAGAGATCacacctgggagacacagcGAGGGGAGCCGTCAGTAAACACCGACGCCGAGTGACCGGCAAACAAAATGATCCCAGCAGGTGGCGCCATTACTCTGTGCTCCTGCATGTTTCATCACTTTAAGGTTAAACCTCGAGAGGTTCTTCAAAAGGCCGTTTGACGGTTTAGATTTGGTTGGAACATGTCAGGAGGGTCGTCACGTGTACAGAGACACTGAGCTGAGAGGACAGCTGCTCGCTGTCACACACTCTAATCAccaatgtgtgcgtgtgtccatCAGTATCGCTCGCCAACCAGTTAACCTGCAACATCTAGTTGGACGTCAGGTTTTCCTTTTCACCTGCAGGGACGCACGAACTTCAACGGTCTTGTTTTGTCCTAAactcaaaatttattttaaaaaactacattttgGGAAGCCGGAGCCAAAAAACGGTTCGTAGTTTACTTGACTTGTTTTGTCCAGTTCGTCCCCAACTTTTATTTGCTTTCCAGTGAAAACATTTGCTTCTGAAAGAGTCCTCAGTCCACAGATTAGATTTATCAGCACACCTGCAgactacattacccacaatgcaactcggCTGTGCTGTTAGCGGCTAACGTAGCCGGCAGCAGAGACGAGCAGCAGCTGATTTGTTCTCAATGAGACTTTGTGAATAAATAATTTGGCTCATCCCAGcgctcctccctccctctcctctccctctcctccctcctctccctctgctccctcctctcctcctccctctcctcctcttctctctccccctccctcctctcctccatccctctccttctctcctccctcctctccttcatccctctcctcctccgtCCTCccccctttcctccctccctctcctcctctcccctctctcctccctccctctcctccctcgtCTCTCCTCCNNNNNNNNNNNNNNNNNNNNNNNNNNNNNNNNNNNNNNNNNNNNNNNNNNNNNNNNNNNNNNNNNNNNNNNNNNNNNNNNNNNNNNNNNNNNNNNNNNNNcccccccccctccctctcctccccctccgtctctctcctccctcctccccccctctctcctccctacAGTCCAGTCGATCCTCTTACAGGCTGATTAGTGAGGATTTACAGCTAAATTTTCCTGCCTTCCTCCATAACGAGCTCAGCTCAGCTgccgctcctccttctctccctctgatTTTCTGTCCTCCAtccttttcttttattttctttttactttcctTGCTTTTACTTTTCAATCCTTTCTTTCcgtcttctcctccttttcgGTGCAACTCCATAAAACACTTTAAACTTTGAACTCAaactctgtttgtgtttggccGAGCGTGTCCtgaaacctcctcctcctcctcctcctcctcctctgtgtgaCTTATTAagttgtcctctctctctctctgcttctctacGTCTCTCGCCCACTGGTGACTTATTagccccccctcctctctcGTTTCCTCGTTATTNNNNNNNNNNNNNNNNNNNNccccccccccccccccccctccccccctccccccctccacCTCTTTTATCTCTTAATGACTGATttactccctcctcctcctccctccctctccgtCTGACTCCCTGCCTGCTAATGAGTCCAGGAGCTGCTTTATTCTTTATTACTATCTCAACTCTgacaaaaagtatttttcagagaaactttcaccagctctgctctgaaaaCTGATCGCTTGGTCTACAGAAGTACTCAGGAGATTTAGGGAATATCTGCTTTCCTGCAGAGAGTCAGCTGTTAAACATGATGCTACAGGCAGCAGccgcttagcttagcttagctttagcttagcacaaagactgcaaACATGTACTGAGATCCTTCACTGAAGTAGAAGTACCATAAAAAAAGTACTCCATTATAAGTAAAAGTCTACTTATGCAGCAAACTCTACTTAaagtttcaaaagtaaaagtactccttcTATATTGTTatagaatattatattattttaacgTTGTACTTTGCCAGTTTCGGATACTTTGCGTACTACTGTGTAGATTAGTAGTAAAGTACTGCATTGCGGGGtatcattatgtttttttatgtaaagtgTAACAAAGactaaatgtagtgaagtaaaaagtacaatatgtgGAGTACAAGTGTCAAGAAGCAGAatatggaaatactcaagtataaATACCTAAAAAATATCTTTCCCACAAGTAAAGTGCACAAAAGTCGAACGAACTTAACCTttatggggaaaaaacaaacatttttgcaaAGGATGCTGGGAGTTCTGGGAAGGAGAGGCGTGTGTTTATCTGCGGGTACCTCAGTGCGGTGTCCGGGTGTGCGTCCATGTGTTCGTCCAGCTCTAGTCTGGAGCTGCAGGTCTTGAAGCAGAGTGGACAGggcagcagctcctcctccGCTCCTCGAACCGCCGCCGCCAACTCCTCCGCCGCCACGTCCTCCaccacctgaacacacacacaccaacatcacTATTTATTCACCACTTATCACAGCTTCAtctagggctgcacgattacgGCCAAACTGATAATCACGATTGATCTACACTGACTACGCCTGATTTTACTGctgctgcaggtgtgtgtttctACCTTCTTGCTAGGCGGCTCCTCTCCGCTCTCCTCCTCCAACCTCCTCTTGACGGACGGACGGCGGCGTTTGGTGGGGGAGGGCGGGCTGACGGGGAGCAGCCCGCTGGCCGGGTCCTTTTCATGGATCTTCATATGtctgagagagcgagagagacggAGGTTAGTCTAGTCCACAACCTGAACCTTGTATCATGCTGCTGGACGTCCAGGTGGAGACGAAGCACCTGAAACTGGGTCAAACCGCTGCCCTCTGCAGAACTCACACCTCTAGAAACAAGTACTTGAGTTTAAAGGTGAAACTCACATCTTTAGAATATAAATTACAGAAAGTGCAgattaaaatgtgttcaaatCAGACGTGTCACACAAAcaggctggtgtgtgtgtgtgcgcgtgagtttggggggggggggggggggggggggggggggggggggttaaaacaGCCAGGACTTCTGGGTAATGGACAGAAAACAAGGGATTCTGGGAGTGTGAGTAAGAATAAGAACCAAGATGTAGCTCGTCAACCGATGGTGAAACCTGAAAGCTGATCCGACTTAATCAGCTGGGAATGTGGCGggatacccacacacacacacacacacacacacacacacaccagcctgTAACGATCTGTAAGTATGTGCAATTATcacataattacacaaacagCAACGTGGCCGCCTTATAAGGCCGGCGGGAGAGACGGGGACGCCCTGAGGTCACAGCAGGAAGTTGTCTTACGATGGCGGGTTGATTTCCTCATGGAGAGGAAGAGCTTTAAATTCACGACGTCACTAAAGCTTTCTGACTTTGACAGCCTCTAGATTTAAACAGCTGATgtggtttcattcatttatttttatttattcatttttaaggAAGGAAACACAAGACTGTACCATGTCgcagttattttgtttgttgtcgcatcttgtttacagtgttttgttgttgctaTAACGACAGCTCTAACAGATGTTACTCCTTTCCACCGTTCATCCTGTTTAAGTCCTTAAAACCAGAAGCTGGAAGGTGTTAAGGAGacattttgtttctctgcactgtggagggggagggagatgtcctcctcctctcaaaGGACTGATGGTGCTGCTTGATTTAAAGTGGCGAGGAGAGAGGTAAGGAGATAAGGAGATGAGACAAGGCTAtgagaagagatgaagagaaggggaggagaggagacaaggagaagagaagaaagaagggAAAGGACAAtaaacaaggagaggagacaaggaaataaaaagagagagcgGAAGGAATGGAGAGGAAAGACAAGACGAGAAGAGatgagaaaggaaaggagagaagaggaggagaaaggaaggaaaggagactaaacaaggagaggagacaacaaAACATGataagaaaggaaagaaggaggaaacaatgaaaggagaaagaagaggaaacaaggagaggagagggagaaaggaaagaaaagaggagagacaaGGAAAGAAGACAAAGTGAGGATAgtaaaggaaggaaaggaaaagaggagagaggaaaggagcaTATAGTAAGTAAAGGGAGCAGGGGAGAAGGTGTTGGATGTTATCGTCTATTTTTAGGACCCGACAGGCAGCAGGCTGAACGCCCATAAGAGGTCCTGACAGAGTGACGGAGTCAGCAGATCTGGGACCAGCTGACAGGAAGTTTACTATTAACCAATCAGGTAACGGGGAAGCAGAGAGGAGGCGGGACAACAAGAGAGCAAAGTCTCCTTGGCTCAAACTGTATTGTGACCCCAGAACGGACCAATCGGAGAGCAGGAAGCATGCAGAGTCAGCAGAGACACAATCTGTGTGTCGCCAACAGCTGCTCAACATATCAGtgtactctcacacacacacacacacacacacacacgatcaaAGATCAAATCCTTaagattaatcaatcaatcagtcagtcagtccatGGTGCAACTCAGGAGTCCAGAagattaaagtatttaaaatactACGACTACTAATCAATAGTTATCAAACTGATCCTGATTACTGTATCAGACAAAGACTTTAGATAATATCATCAACCCGTAGTATTGATCATAGTAGTACTACAAGTACCAGCAGGAGTACTAGGAGTAGTATTGATACAAGCAGCCCTGCAGCTGCAAtactattattagtagtagtaatattTGTAGCAGTAGCAATATAAGTAGCACTACAGTAGTGGAGGAGGGGCAGCAGTAAAAGTAGCAGTACTGGTTGCAGTTGCAGTACTACTTCTAATTCTACCCTTGGCTGTAGTACTAGCATAAGTGGCTTGTGACTTGtaacagtaaaagtacaactaGTGGTAGTATTTTCAGGATGGCACTAACTGTGTAACAGGCCCTGCTGACCCCCCCTACGCTGTGTGCACTGTGTACGTTAATACGCATCAAGTGAAGTACACACAAAGGACTATACGGTTACTTTGAACAAGCAGTACTCCTGTCCTGGAGTACTAACCCTGCAGCAGGTTACAAATACATTCAGGAATACACAGCCAGTCGGCACAAAATACACTTTAATAGTGTTTGAAAACTTTGCTTTACATTTTCTGCTGTTTCATGGAAGCAGGAATTTGCTACTTCTGCAGTAGTACTTTCAGTAGTACCAACAGTAGTACTATGTGTAACTTAATACCTCCTGCCTGTCTGACTGCCTGCAGTTCCTCTGCACCGCCACGGGGGCGCTGCTGAGTCAGCCAGAGCTCAGGACGCACAGCTTTCCCACTCATGCATCTGTGCACGTATCAGTGTGAGTCAACCACAAACatcaggagcaggaggagcaggaggaggaggaggacgatgaGGAGGAATACTTAGGCCTCTTCAGAGGAAGTGAGGAAGGAAACAAAGAAGGAAGAATAAACTTTctcagaaacagagagcagctcctctcttcctctgctcgcCTCTGACATGCAGCAGCCTCAGACAGCCAATCACGGCTCAGCACACCGCTGCCAGCCCATAATAGGCTAATGGGATGCCTCTCCATGGCAACAGGGCCCAACGGCCTCACAACAGAGGGCCGAGAGGGGCCggctcatgtgatgctgctctcTCCATCTGTGCTTCACTTTGTCTCCTGAAAAGTTTTTACACGCTGGTTTTAGTTTCTGTGGACAGGAAGGCGACGTTTGTAGTTTATTATCAACATTTATCCTCAAACAGACGTCGAGTTTCATCTCTCAAAACCTGGACAAACTGTAACGGAAACGGTTTATCTAATCTCCTGTCCTGCAGACACCATGGAGGATGAATCTATAATCTTATTAACTTTATTCTCTGCGTGTCTTTGCGTGAGAGTTTCCTCGTTATTCTGGGAAGGAAGTGAAACTCTTTATACTTGGTGCCACGACAGGTTCTGAAAATCAACAGGAAACTATTTAAACTAACTTTTAGCTCCGAAGGCTCACAGCTGTTTGACATATTTATCTGCTGCTAGTTCACATGTTGAAGAGCTTTGTGTCGAGTCGGCCTGGCTGATTATACATATCGGCTGATGTTTGCTTTTTGCAGATAATATTGGTGTCGACACAAGCTGAACAACAAGCGAGCAGAACCTGCAGAACGTTTGCAGTGAGTTAGAAACAGTTTGTCCATCAGAGAGCGCTCACACGTTTGTTACTGGATCATTTTAAACTCTCAAATATAAATTCACTCATTTGATTAACTCCAAGTAAGTATGGCAAGTCGTTTATTCCTTTAAACCTACTACTCGCCATTTAAAAGCTGCTAGTACTTATTTAGTAGTTACTAGTGACTATTTGCattttactagtatctattattTAGATACCTGTTCCATTGCATTCATTAGTTACTGGTAAAATGGAAACAGTGAATAGGGAAATGGAAATAGTTACtggtaaaatggaaatagttactggtaaaatggaaatagttactggtaaaatggaaatagtcaCCGAATGGAAATAGTTACtggtaaaatggaaatagttactggtaaaatggaaatagttactggtaaaatggaaatagtgaACAGGGAAATGGAAATAGTGAACAGGGAAATGGAAATAGTGAACAGGGAAATGGAAATAGTTACtggtaaaatggaaatagttactggtaaaatggaaatagttactggtaaaatggaaatagttactggtaaaatggaaatagttactggtaaaatggaaatagttactggtaaaatggaaatagttactGGTAAAATGGAAACAGTGAATAGGGAAATGGAAATAGTTACTATATACTAAATAGTAGCTAGTAAGTTTAAAAGGGATAAATGTTAAAACGTAGTCTGGGAACACGCCAACCCGAATGACCACCAACAGGTTGGTCTGAAGGTGTGTGTCACTTTTACAAACTCTGAATAAAGTTATTGTTTGGATGGCAAAGCATcatcatgtgtgtgtgcgtgtcctcTCTgaactgctctctctctctgcgtgaGCGCCACCTCGGGGCCTCTACGCAAAGAAACTAGAAAAACTAGTTTCACATTTCAGGGATgatccccccctcctcctcctcctgtctgcttCCTCCCTCGTTCTCCTGCTGCATCAGGCCATTTTATACTCCCTTTCTCTAAATGTCTCTCTTTAACTGGCAACAAACCAGGATGGGAATCCATCCCATTATTTCCATCCATCGCCTAACTCTCATCACTTTCCTTCTTGTTGCTCCTCTCAGCcgttctccctccctccctctttctctctctccgtccTGTTTGAAGACAGTCAACTAGGAAAATCTTGCGTTTCACATTTCAAAGGATGCTCTGCTGCAAAATGgattcctcctctctctgcctcctccctctgcttcgCTTTTCCTCTCTCCATCCACACAGGCCTGGTCTGTATTTTCCTACAGCAGCATGTGAAGTCCAGCCTCCACATGTGGAGCTCAGCTCTCTGGTTTGCATTGTAAATTAactctgaataaaaaaaaagcttctctTGCCCAGTTTACTGTTTTTTCACTTCTGTTTCATAACCCTCGCAGGATTCTGAGAAACAATGACGCAACCATTTCCAGGGCGTGTTGATGGAAATCCGCATCCAGATCTCCAGCAGGCTGCAGGAGGCCGTGTTATTCCCTCCGTGTGAGTTCAGTTTGTCTTTCGgcagggagaggggaggagagtcACGCTACCGCACAGACTCACGAAACCAGACCGCCGGCTTTCTGCTGGAGGTAaagctgcagcaggtgagatcaGGGTGTGAAGCAACAGTTTGGATCTGGGTCCTGGGTCGGCTTCAAGGCGGGACACGCCAGGCAAACGCATTGTTTCATCATGCACTGTTTTTTAGGCTACTTTGCTTCCTCAACATGTCTCAAGAAAAAATGAAGTGTCTGATTATTCATCAGTTTTTATGCGTTTTAGATTTTCAATAAAGAAATGTATGGAATTTCACAAGGCTGTTTTTCCTCATCCTCTGAACCTGAAATCTCCACTTTAGTAGCACTTACAGACACCAAACAGTCCTCTCCTCTGAAGGTGTTTACAGAGGGGTTTGTTCATGTGTCATTCACAGCctgaattatattatttttttatgcctgttacagtatttttttaatttatgaaataaaaaaaaaaaaagatatccaAAATCCCCTCGGTAAAAACATTTGAGACTAAcgtgtcaacaaaataaaacaataattttgaatCTGATTTAATCCACGGTTCAGATTTCAGTTCTTGAAATAGCTGCAAATTAGcgtatatttaattaaaaactgcctcatttgcatatttgaaCATAAAACTTCAGAAAACCTGTAATACAAGAAATTATTATCCTAATGAAACTTATGATCTAGGAAAGTTTCATGGTGATATCTATTAGTTAAATCCCTTAGTGTCTCGCCATCTACCAACAAATCTTTTATCaaaccttttctctctctttactctCTTTTTAACAGCAAAGAGCGAAGGAACcagctgaatctgcagcttcTCTGCTTTATAGATTCTTTCAGCTCGTTGTTTATCAGCCCGGCTGCAGCTTTCCTGTCCTGGTTCACTCTCAGAGCGTCGTTTCAAGAGAAGACAAAACTGTAAACAGCCGCCGTCCACGAGCAGCTCGGCAGCCAACAGACTCAGTTTTTAGCAGCtcaagagccagatatttccctcagcagctggtggagaccaaacacagagcgaacacagagagaaatcaATGTAAAGCTGATGACACGGCAACAAGTGGCCATTCATACGTTGCTGCAGGTTTAAAGAGACTTGAATCAGAAATGTAACTTGATTCTAACTGTGTCATGTCTCGTCTCCGAGCTGAAGCTGAAGACGGTTTTCCATTCAGGTCCAACCAACTTCCTCTTTAACAGACGTTACCCACAGGAAACAGGAGTCCTCTCTGCTCCCACAGCATGAGCACAGAAACAAACGG encodes:
- the rreb1a gene encoding ras-responsive element-binding protein 1 isoform X4 encodes the protein MSRRKQPNPNKVKPVMENSTEEQREEINEEESELKEEKPHSNLKAINGVMEEAAGGGEKLQNGDRGGGIMGAEGGGDLSSINAMMSTVMSAGTMNGGGDEEGGSGVTSANSSAGPSPSPSPNKSLTAAMRAPPSRNARRNQDTKDDSSAFICPLCNKNCQTQHSLTMHIRQHNADTGATDHSCSICGKCLSSASSLDRHMLVHSGERPYKCSICGQTFTTNGNMHRHMKIHEKDPASGLLPVSPPSPTKRRRPSVKRRLEEESGEEPPSKKVVEDVAAEELAAAVRGAEEELLPCPLCFKTCSSRLELDEHMDAHPDTALRCDLCCLSFRTHRGLLRHNAGVHKLLPQDPSGRPFIQNNPSIPTGFNDLAFIDFSCKKFAHIAQVWCETNLRRCISKFHRFVCDCCDKAFPLRSALDLHKSISHSDKPATADTQDTQDTQDTQHTEDEAAGGDAENGVENGGQDVEKEAPPSEQAGFLESLGLLHVSKVKSGPTDDEIHQAHLDSIKVIHVEPPSSSLPQEPASAYLSGGLGLTLGLGVGGLAALSIPLMEASGSASALQGLSQTDALSLLSLQPFQTGFLLQPDGSAATGSAGSSGVKPGEAGGAGIMELADIQQILKVASAAPNQMALTLPALAKAPGFAGGQGQKAMPPLKPKPPITPRSSLTATTPPPLQSSQQASLGCISPSLPPPNPTLFKTPSSSSSSSSSSGNGGQLDAECMSDAHTPLSDSPPAANTAGHEEAGLSGRKPGAKGGNNAGSAKGLFPCRFCDQVFAFSGVLQAHMRFHLGILPHQCNICDYVAPDKATLIRHLRTHSGERPYVCRVCHYPFTVKANCERHLRKKHAKTSRKDIEKNIKYVTSTTTANMAAAITAGPTTTTQDMETGCTGAETTCRFCGEDLKTYRALQIHLRTHNGCQRKPFECRRCGAAFLAKRNCIHHLLKQHPEVQEREIEEHIATLLPAAVPVATAASGRAAAVSQMALNGMSPPPIQAVKVEELAIYPTELDQPLDFSAKSRGSGSHAGSPGVKLESVSPTFDCSVLDQPIDLSIPSKRQRREVSAGQMKEIKTEQSGSSIVEQQHALSKEDKAGNTLPPLHPHPQLGCYQLPPGSTPPPAPLPSLNNSTRAQRLKPLLPKPASSASSPPSAALKELPPLASIAQIIHSVSGAPDLLKREAVALEGKTRAAVAACQADPAAGPSAVPETQSEDTSEGSSRKRSRKKPAALTVKEKSVVSGGGIDLESSGEFASVEKMLATTDANKFSTYLQTGAADLGGKRDVDRAGGAEEREGGVKEEAKPAPVAPQSKGKKNAYSNSVQKMTCPFCPRVFPWASSLQRHMLTHTGQKPFPCPKCDAFFSTKSNCERHLLRKHGVTHRTLRRNGALAKKDGDEGSIESAESQSETEQVAPEAQDPGTSTDSGSAPTSESPAPSDQQEATTPCPTRNSSHGSSPAASGAEQQETETTEQPDQQGAPETRAARGKQPPQSNSSKADSADDDDCHSNKSLDLNFGKKLIDFKLSTSSGPAQEEQSSQPASSSSSSSSSSSSSSSSSSSSTSAPQVATESQEKEKSGASSSSSSPAVKQQPEYKHVCRVCKKSFRYATTLARHERAHLSEETPASAEENPPVKEEATESNNAKLTEEEQKKEVEMEEEEGGARGGESEGGDSGESEEEEKEKDERSDEEASEPKSSEGGEATGRRVDKRKKICNVCGKRFWSLQDLTRHMRSHTGERPYQCQTCERTFTLKHSLVRHQRIHLKPRGADGASAGNDDASEDGDSCTPTPTSTCPPSENESECGSGTAGAKELELEEEDVKEEGDGAESAALEEESPSKQAGSDADSEPPTTAASEDPDAEEKPELSANSATQQPSVDTTPSQQATDTKTSDDSSASDLKSTPETNISKDPSPSSSSSLPEESVAAAPAEGFVQGLLEIHAKPPLEHLLPNGEPPLVGAD